The DNA region GCCTGCCCTCTGCAATACCCGAGCGCACTGCACGAACTGCGGGTCTTCATCCCACCCGCGACCGCCTCGTCGCCGGACGCATCGACCTGCACCGCGACGGTTACGCTTTCGTCCGTCCCAACGGAAGCGCGAACCGCGACGACGACCTCTTCATCCCTCCGAACGAGCTGAACGGAGCGATGCAGGGCGACGAAGTGCTGGTCGATGAAGCTCCGCGCGGACGTGACGGGCGCCGCTCCGGCCGCGTCGCCCGCGTCCTCACGCGCCGCAACCCAACCGTCGTAGGCATCTTCCACTACGCGCGTTCGCACCGACGCAGCCCATGGGAGAACCTTCCGCTGGCCAAAGGCAACTACGTCATGCCCTTCGACGAACGCATGACGCAGCCCATCCTCATCGTAGAGGGCGACGAGGTGGTGCCTGAGTCTGCGGTCTCGCCGCATCGCGTGCTCGGCGAAGAGGCCGAGGAGCAGAAGCGTAAGTGGACCGCCGAAGAGAATCCGCTTACTCCGCTCGAAGGTCTCGCCGTCGACGTCGAAATTACCGACTACCCCTCGCCTGGCCGTCCGGCGCGCGGCCGCGTCATCGAGGTACTCGGACCACCGGATGCATTTGGTGTCGACGTCGAGATCGTCATCCGCAAGCACCATCTGCCGCACGTCTTTCCTGCGAACGTCCTTGCCGAAGCGGCAGACTCCGCGAAGCAGACCGTCGCGACGCTTGCGCCCGATGAGTTGGCGAAGCGTCGTGACTTCCGCGGCCTGCCTATCGTCACCATCGACGGCGAGACGGCGCGCGACTTCGACGACGCCGTCTACGTCGAGCCGCTCAAGAACGGCAACTGGCAGCTTCAGGTGCACATCGCAGACGTCAGTCATTACGTGACTCCCGGAACGTCGCTCGATCTCGAGGCACGACTGCGCGCGACGTCGGTCTACTTTCCCGATCGTGCGATTCCGATGCTGCCCAACGATCTATCGAGCGGCATGTGCAGCCTGCGTCCCGATGAAGATCGACTGGTGATGAGCTGCCTCATGGAGATCGACCCGCGCGGCGAGATCGTCGGCTTCGAGGTCTGCGAGGGCATCATTCGCAGCGCCCGGCGCATGACGTACACGCAGGTGCAGGCCATCCTCGACGGCGATGAGCCGACGCGCGCAGAGTTCGGTGAACTCACGGCGGAGTTCGATCGCATGCACGACCTTGCGCTGCGCCTGAACGCCAAGCGCAAGCGTCGCGGCTCCATCGACTTCGACCTGCCCGAGCCAGTGGTGCAGTTCGACCCCGAGGGCAACATGAAGGCCATCGTCCGCTCCGAGCGCGGGTGGTCGAACCGGCTGATCGAAGAGTTCATGCTCTCAGCCAACGAGTGCGTCGCGCACTGGATTGAAGCGCAGGGAATTCCGGGTATCTACCGTATCCATGAGACGCCGGATCCGAAGCGCATCGTCGAGTTCGAGGAGACCGCCGCGCAGTTTGGCTACACGCTCGGTTTCTCAAGTCTGTCCGTCAAGCGCGTGCAGACGAAGGGCGGCCGTCGCGATGCGCGAGGTTCCGGCAGGGCAGCGCAGACGCACGAGGTCCCCGACGCGATTCCTGTCACGCCGCAGATGTATCAGCGGCTGACGGCGAAGATTCAGGGCAAGCCCGAGGAACGCATCCTCTCGTACCTGATGCTGCGCTCGCTCAAGCAGGCGCGTTACAGCGAGGCGAACGCCGGACACTTCGCGCTGGCCTCGCCCAGCTACACGCACTTCACCTCGCCGATCCGCCGCTATCCCGACCTGATCGTTCATCGCCTGCTGCGCTCGCTGCTTCGCGCAGGCGCGAAGCAGCAGGGATTTCCGATCCTCAGCACCGAGCCGCAGCCCTGGGGAGAGAAGGCCAGCCATGGACGTCCGGGTGCCCCATCCTTCGCGCAGCGAAGGGTGGGAGAGCAGGACGCTCAAGGCCCGCTGCCGGAAGACGAGCTCAACGCGATGGCCGCCGAATCGAGCCAGGCCGAGCGCCGCGCCGACGACGCCGAGCGCGAGTTGATCGAGTGGAAGAAGATCCGCTTCATGCAGGACCGCGTGGGCGAGGACTTCAAGGGCATCATCCTCTCGTGCACGAAGTACGGCTTCTTCGTGGAGCTCGACGATATCTTCATCGAGGGCATGGTGCCGATCGCCAGCCTCGAGGACGACCGCTACTTCTTCCGCGATACCGATCGCACGATCGTCGGCGGCCGCAACGGGCGCGTCTTCAAGATCGGTCAGCACGTCCACGTTCTGCTCGACCGCATCGACCGCCAGGCACGGCGGCTTCAGTTCGCGCTGATGCCCGAGGAGTACGCGAACGCAGCCGCGCCACGTTCGCTGCGCCAGTCCAAGAAAGAAAAGGACGCAGCGCATACAAGCCCCGACCGCTCCGGCAAACCGAAGAAGGGGAAGGCGAAAAACCGCGTTCGCAACAAGAAGGCGAAGGGAAAACGCCGCTAGAGCTGTAGCCGCAACTTCCAGCGCGTGAATAGCGCCGCAATTGCAACCATGACCGCCGTAAAGATCGTTGCGCGGATGACGCCGGGGATCCCCCAGGCAAAGTGGTTCTGAAACCAGGTGATGCCCAGTGCTCCGACGACGAAGTACCAGAGATCGGGCAACAGGTAGGTGAGCAGCGTGTTGGCTCCCGGCGCGTGCGTAAAGGCGGCCCAGCGTGTGCGGCGCTTTACGTCGCAGATCCAGTAGAGCAAGGTGAAGATCAGCACGAAGCAGCCGACGCTGTAGAGGCACCACGTCGGCGTTGCGCGGTTCTTCGAGATGCCGAGCGGAGTCAGCAGCCAGCCCGCGAGCAGCGTGGCAGCGGCGAAGGGAAGCGCAAGCTTCGCCTTGTCGGAGAACGAGGGCCAGCGCGTGCTGTGCGGGCCGACGAAGATGATCGAGGTCGCTACGCCAGCCATCGCGAGCGAAGCAGATGATCCATTGCCAAGAGGCCATGTGTAGATGGACATGTGCGAAGGAAAGGTGATCCACCTTGCCGTACATGCGGCACAGAATGCAGTGAGCAGGACAAACCATGTCAGGGAGGCCCATCGCCACCGGCGAGTCGGCACATACAGCAGGCAGACGCAGAAGTAAGCGAACGCCAGTAGACCGAGGATCTCCGGGTACGCCGTTCTGATCCATGCCACGTTGCCGTCCCTTGTGGTGCGGCGGAAGACCGCGAACATGACGATGACGACGGCCAGCCCTGTGTAGCGCAGGATGGTGAAGAGGCGCTGATACTTCTCCGTCCGCGGATACACCATGAGGAAGAGCATCGCGCCGAGCAGCGCAACAATGGCCCATACCCTTGTGCCGATGTGCATCAATGCGGGATCGCCTGCGCTGGCGTTGGTGAGGATGAGGCCAAGCACCAGCAGCGACGCGGACCGCAGGAGAATGTGAAACCACATGCGCAGCACGGAGGGGTCTTTGCGCAGCCTCTGCTCCGTCGCCAGCGGGATGGCCATGCCGAGGATGAAGAGGAAGGCGGGGAAGACCATGTCGACGTAGGTCATGGCGTCGACGCGCGTCGGCGCGTGATAGGTCCACCAGGGCAGGCCCTTGATCGATGCAAGATCGTTGACGAAGATCATGACGATCATCGTGAGGCCGCGAAAGACGTCGATCGAGGCGACGCGCGGCGCCTGCGCGGTGGTTGTCATTAGTCCGCGCCTCCGTATGTGGCTTTGGAAGTGAGCCCGGCATGGACGGCGTCGAGCAGGATGCCGGTCGTGTCGTTGAAGTACTCCCAGAACATGATGCCGCCCAGCTTCTGCTCGGTTACGTACTGGCATTTACCGGCAAGCGACTGGGGGTCCTCGTAGGTGACGAACACCTTTGTCTGCGGGTTGTAGAGATACGGCACTCCTGCCTCTGCATCCCAATAACGGGAGAAGCCCGTCGCCAGAAGATCCGGAAGCTGCGGGTACGAGAAGTGGACACCCTTGGCCGCTTTGCCTGGCTGGAACAGACCATGGTTCACGTCCGGGACCTCGCCCCAGCTTCTTCCGTAGAAGGGAACGCCGAGGACGATCTTACGTGGGGAGACCCCGGCCTGAATATACAGTTTAACCGCTCCATCGGCCGAGCCGCGCTTCGGGTCTGCCGCGTTGTGAAACAGCGGAGCGTCGTGTCCCGTGGCCGGGCCGCCGACGTAGAAGTCGTAGGTCATCAGGTTGATGGTGTCCACGTAGCGTTGCACCTTGTCCATCTCGGTGTTGTCTAGAAACTTTGCGGACGCTCCGGTCGCGATGGAGGTCAGCAGTGTTCTGTGCAGGCGCGACTGCTCCCGGTCGAAGCGCTGGCGCAGTTCGGCCAGCAGCAGCGTGAAGTTGTGCTTGTCTTCAGGGCGAAAGACGTTGCCGTTGCCTACCTGTCCGGGGTACTCCCAGTCGATGTCGAGGCCGTCGAGCTTGTAGCGCTCGACGAAGCGCACCGCGCTCTCGATGAAGCGTGCGCGCGACTGGCGGGTGAGCGCGGCGTCGGAGAAGCCGCCCGACCATGTCCATCCGCCGACCGAGACGAGAACCTTCAGTGATGGGTTGTTGCGCTTTAGTGCGTTCAGGATGGCGAAGTTTTCTTCGTCATGGGAGAAGCCAGGGACGATCTCCCCGCCCTTGATGTTGGCGAAGGCGTAGTTGATGCGCGTCAGTTTGCCGCCCGCGACTTCAGCCGGCGCCAGCACGCGATCCTGTGGAAAGACGTAGCCGATGATCTCTTTTTTCTCAGCAGCGGAGGCATGGAGACTGGACGCGCCGAAGACCGCGGCGGCAAACGCCATACGGGCTGCACCGCGCAACAGCGGCAGAGTGAATTTTCCTGCAATAAAGCTCATGATGGCTATGAGGCTAACCGATCCGGAGAGATTTTCGTAAGGCGGAGGGCCGTTGCGCGAGAGGAGTAATCCCGGTAAACTTACAGATGCAAATCAAGGAGTTTCCGGACGGGCGGGTGGCCCTCCGACGACTCCCAAAGCAATGCCGATGTAGCTCAGCTGGTAGAGCAACTGATTCGTAATCAGTAGGTCAGCGGTTCAAATCCGCTCATCGGCTCCATTCCTCCTTTAGTGGCAAACCTTTCA from Acidobacteriota bacterium includes:
- a CDS encoding glycoside hydrolase family 18 protein, with the protein product MSFIAGKFTLPLLRGAARMAFAAAVFGASSLHASAAEKKEIIGYVFPQDRVLAPAEVAGGKLTRINYAFANIKGGEIVPGFSHDEENFAILNALKRNNPSLKVLVSVGGWTWSGGFSDAALTRQSRARFIESAVRFVERYKLDGLDIDWEYPGQVGNGNVFRPEDKHNFTLLLAELRQRFDREQSRLHRTLLTSIATGASAKFLDNTEMDKVQRYVDTINLMTYDFYVGGPATGHDAPLFHNAADPKRGSADGAVKLYIQAGVSPRKIVLGVPFYGRSWGEVPDVNHGLFQPGKAAKGVHFSYPQLPDLLATGFSRYWDAEAGVPYLYNPQTKVFVTYEDPQSLAGKCQYVTEQKLGGIMFWEYFNDTTGILLDAVHAGLTSKATYGGAD
- a CDS encoding RNB domain-containing ribonuclease; its protein translation is MSGHPYKYTDRELIGRIERSAGQRAGYKQLIRELGLGGGRERRLLLEQLARITARGALVKIDGDHWSLPSAIPERTARTAGLHPTRDRLVAGRIDLHRDGYAFVRPNGSANRDDDLFIPPNELNGAMQGDEVLVDEAPRGRDGRRSGRVARVLTRRNPTVVGIFHYARSHRRSPWENLPLAKGNYVMPFDERMTQPILIVEGDEVVPESAVSPHRVLGEEAEEQKRKWTAEENPLTPLEGLAVDVEITDYPSPGRPARGRVIEVLGPPDAFGVDVEIVIRKHHLPHVFPANVLAEAADSAKQTVATLAPDELAKRRDFRGLPIVTIDGETARDFDDAVYVEPLKNGNWQLQVHIADVSHYVTPGTSLDLEARLRATSVYFPDRAIPMLPNDLSSGMCSLRPDEDRLVMSCLMEIDPRGEIVGFEVCEGIIRSARRMTYTQVQAILDGDEPTRAEFGELTAEFDRMHDLALRLNAKRKRRGSIDFDLPEPVVQFDPEGNMKAIVRSERGWSNRLIEEFMLSANECVAHWIEAQGIPGIYRIHETPDPKRIVEFEETAAQFGYTLGFSSLSVKRVQTKGGRRDARGSGRAAQTHEVPDAIPVTPQMYQRLTAKIQGKPEERILSYLMLRSLKQARYSEANAGHFALASPSYTHFTSPIRRYPDLIVHRLLRSLLRAGAKQQGFPILSTEPQPWGEKASHGRPGAPSFAQRRVGEQDAQGPLPEDELNAMAAESSQAERRADDAERELIEWKKIRFMQDRVGEDFKGIILSCTKYGFFVELDDIFIEGMVPIASLEDDRYFFRDTDRTIVGGRNGRVFKIGQHVHVLLDRIDRQARRLQFALMPEEYANAAAPRSLRQSKKEKDAAHTSPDRSGKPKKGKAKNRVRNKKAKGKRR
- a CDS encoding DUF5009 domain-containing protein, encoding MTTTAQAPRVASIDVFRGLTMIVMIFVNDLASIKGLPWWTYHAPTRVDAMTYVDMVFPAFLFILGMAIPLATEQRLRKDPSVLRMWFHILLRSASLLVLGLILTNASAGDPALMHIGTRVWAIVALLGAMLFLMVYPRTEKYQRLFTILRYTGLAVVIVMFAVFRRTTRDGNVAWIRTAYPEILGLLAFAYFCVCLLYVPTRRWRWASLTWFVLLTAFCAACTARWITFPSHMSIYTWPLGNGSSASLAMAGVATSIIFVGPHSTRWPSFSDKAKLALPFAAATLLAGWLLTPLGISKNRATPTWCLYSVGCFVLIFTLLYWICDVKRRTRWAAFTHAPGANTLLTYLLPDLWYFVVGALGITWFQNHFAWGIPGVIRATIFTAVMVAIAALFTRWKLRLQL